From the genome of Eriocheir sinensis breed Jianghai 21 chromosome 47, ASM2467909v1, whole genome shotgun sequence, one region includes:
- the LOC126981271 gene encoding nicotinamide riboside kinase 1-like, whose product MSGAGDRRGWVVVGLSGVTRGGKSTLALKLVSSLPTTTAYLSQDEYILPNHNPAHPAAPPPMVGINKETLASVDMTRMLGDLRRVLATPPHDLALADPCQLLDRSQVVGCALQEPRPPIRGCARDSGLPGVLVLDGHHLFGHPEVPPLCHLRYFLTLTREQCQARGKQRKATSSFLTSPLYFDLCIWPQYEEHLAAVRGGVGGEVRMLEGATPTDSLAAMVEGELRPLLGLAGAAPESC is encoded by the coding sequence ATGTCCGGCGCGGGTGACAGGcgagggtgggtggtggtgggcctGTCCGGGGTGACGCGAGGGGGCAAGAGCACGCTGGCCTTGAAGCTGGTGTCGTCcctgcccaccaccaccgcctaccTTAGCCAGGACGAGTACATCCTCCCCAACCACAACCCCGCCCACCCCGCCGCGCCCCCGCCCATGGTTGGCATCAACAAAGAGACGCTGGCCAGCGTTGACATGACCCGTATGCTGGGCGACCTGCGGCGCGTTCTGGCCACGCCCCCGCACGACCTGGCGCTGGCTGACCCTTGCCAGCTGTTGGACAGGAGTCAAGTGGTGGGCTGCGCCCTGCAGGAGCCCCGGCCTCCCATCAGGGGCTGCGCACGGGATTCAGGGCTGCCTGGGGTGCTGGTGCTGGACGGGCATCACCTCTTCGGCCACCCCGAGGTGCCGCCGCTGTGTCACCTCCGCTACTTCCTCACCCTGACGCGGGAGCAGTGCCAGGCCAGGGGCAAACAGAGGAAGGCCACCTCATCCTTCCTCACCTCGCCCCTCTACTTCGATCTTTGTATTTGGCCACAGTACGAGGAGCACCTGGCGGCCGTCCGTGGCGGTGTGGGCGGCGAGGTTCGCATGTTGGAGGGCGCCACGCCCACGGACAGCCTCGCCGCGATGGTAGAGGGCGAGCTGCGGCCGCTGCTGGGGCTGGCCGGGGCCGCGCCGGAAAGCTGCTGA